The Vicia villosa cultivar HV-30 ecotype Madison, WI linkage group LG1, Vvil1.0, whole genome shotgun sequence genome includes a region encoding these proteins:
- the LOC131651547 gene encoding uncharacterized protein LOC131651547: MMLQAVVAILTHSIEIKPNVWNVLVLRILVLVSLFLQVLLILFGNRRKYVADKRLHLMTWLTYLSADWIANFALGMLSKDSKILEIDPNFIIMAIWAPFLLVHLGGPDTITAYSLEDNELWPRYMLGLLYQLAFAVYVVYRSWIGSPLNYVAVLIIVAGIIKYGERSWSLWSGSSIGFRKSILPLPDPGPDYAKFMDDYTAKKDEGYHVTLDEINETTTPSVFDHNSQEETRIPNPNIPDARALHDGFKFYKIPECLFADLILSFQDHKSSQIFFQNIDGKHAFQVIAVELGLMYDMHYTKAVITYSKCGIILKSVSFFCTLSAMTSFSCLIYKDINSHHLHMKGSKPINDDLSIKGYNYKYINCDHIITFFLFTGAIFLEIYAVIVLLFSSRAMFWFSNHNNRRANLLHKTISWFQNFLKLSHTATWSNLMSQFNLIRFCLKDEPVKCVNIQKFLCIYEFFEKSYYQKTQEVCPELKKLIFDQLVEKSREATDIRACKKLCAQKGDRVLEKWNCHVHVINQSIREVEFDHSILLWHIATNLCYYSDGEPQTLNRVALQSREKSQMLSEYMLYLLVICPSLLPNGIGQIRFEDTCAEMDELLKERKYVKERSEVCKMILRVNADIPPSEVKGDRSKSVLFDACRLAKSLQSLETEKNWPKDRKWEMISHVWVEMLCHAASQCRGFHHAKQLSQGGELLTHVWLLIYCSC, encoded by the exons ATGATGCTACAAGCTG TTGTCGCCATTTTGACACACTCAATAGAAATAAAGCCAAATGTGTGGAATGTTTTGGTACTTCGGATTCTGGTACTAGTTAGTCTCTTCTTACAAGTACTGCTAATTCTTTTTGGCAACAGAAGGAAGTATGTAGCTGATAAACGGCTTCACTTGATGACCTGGCTTACCTATTTGTCAGCGGACTGGATTGCTAATTTTGCGCTGGGAATGCTTTCCAAAGACAGTAAAATTCTTGAAATAGACCCAAATTTCATAATCATGGCCATATGGGCACCATTTCTTCTTGTGCATCTTGGTGGTCCAGACACAATCACTGCCTACTCTCTTGAGGACAATGAGCTTTGGCCGCGATATATGCTTGGGCTACTCTACCAACTTGCATTTGCAGTTTATGTTGTTTACCGATCATGGATCGGAAGTCCACTTAATTATGTCGCTGTTCTAATTATTGTGGCTGGCATAATCAAATATGGTGAAAGGAGTTGGTCTCTGTGGTCCGGAAGTAGCATTGGATTCAGGAAATCAATTCTCCCTCTTCCAGATCCAGGACCAGATTATGCTAAATTCATGGATGATTACACTGCTAAAAAAGATGAAGGATATCATGTTACCTTAGATGAAATCAATGAAACTACTACTCCCTCAGTATTTGATCATAATTCTCAAGAGGAAACAAGAATACCAAATCCAAATATTCCAGATGCTCGAGCTTTACATGATGGATTCAAATTCTACAAAATTCCCGAGTGCCTGTTTGCGGATCTCATCCTTAGctttcaagaccacaaaagcagCCAGATTTTCTTTCAGAACATAGATGGGAAACATGCTTTTCAGGTGATTGCAGTTGAGCTAGGATTGATGTATGACATGCATTATACAAAGGCGGTAATAACATACTCCAAATGTGGCATCATCCTCAAATCTGTGAGCTTTTTCTGCACACTCTCTGCAATGACTAGTTTTTCTTGCCTGATATACAAAGACATAAACTCACATCACCTGCATATGAAAGGCTCCAAACCCATAAATGATGACCTTAGTATTAAAGGATAtaattataaatacataaattgTGACCACATTATCACCTTTTTTCTTTTTACTGGGGCTATTTTTTTGGAAATATACGCAGTCATTGTTTTACTTTTTTCAAGCCGAGCAATGTTTTGGTTCAGCAATCATAATAATAGGAGAGCTAATCTTCTCCACAAAACAATCTCATGGTTTCAAAATTTTCTTAAACTCTCGCACACTGCCACATGGTCTAATCTTATGTCACAATTCAATCTTATTAGATTTTGCTTAAAAGATGAGCCCGTCAAATGTGTAAATATCCAGAAATTCCTTTGCATCTATGAATTCTTCGAGAAGTCTTACTATCAAAAAACACAAGAGGTCTGTCCTGAATTGAAAAAACTCATTTTTGACCAACTCGTGGAAAAGTCTCGTGAAGCAACCGATATTAGAGCGTGTAAAAAATTATGCGCTCAAAAGGGTGATCGGGTTCTTGAAAAATGGAATTGCCATGTTCATGTCATTAACCAAAGCATTAGAGAAGTAGAGTTTGACCACAGCATTCTGCTTTGGCATATTGCTACAAATCTTTGTTATTATTCAGATGGTGAGCCTCAAACCTTAAATCGCGTAGCTCTTCAAAGTCGGGAGAAAAGCCAAATGTTGTCTGAGTATATGTTATATCTTCTTGTTATATGTCCTTCTTTGTTGCCGAATGGAATAGGACAGATCAGATTTGAAGACACGTGTGCAGAGATGGATGAACTTTTGAAAGAGAGAAAATATGTAAAAGAAAGAAGTGAAGTTTGCAAGATGATACTTCGAGTGAATGCAGATATTCCACCATCAGAGGTTAAAGGTGATAGAAGcaaatctgtgttgtttgatGCATGTAGGCTTGCCAAATCACTACAGTCTTTAGAAACGGAGAAGAACTGGCCCAAAGACAGGAAATGGGAAATGATAAGTCATGTTTGGGTGGAGATGCTGTGTCATGCAGCAAGCCAATGCAGAGGGTTTCATCATGCTAAGCAGCTTAGCCAGGGTGGTGAGTTACTTACCCATGTGTGGCTTTTGATATATTGCTCTTGCTGA